One Gloeothece verrucosa PCC 7822 DNA window includes the following coding sequences:
- a CDS encoding oxidoreductase, with translation MNKIRFATVWLAGCSGCHMSFLDMDEWLLDLAAQVEVVYTPIADLKDYPENVDVCLVEGAIANEDNLELIYQVRKNTKLVISFGDCAVTANVPAMRNMLKGGAEPVLKRGYLELADDTRQLPDEPGIVPELLDKVTPVHEVIPVDLFMPGCPPDARRIRATLEPLLKGEMPAMKGRDMIKFG, from the coding sequence ATGAACAAGATCAGATTTGCTACAGTTTGGTTAGCCGGATGTTCTGGCTGTCATATGTCCTTCCTGGATATGGATGAATGGCTATTAGACTTAGCCGCACAAGTTGAGGTGGTTTATACACCCATCGCCGATCTCAAAGATTATCCGGAAAATGTTGATGTCTGTTTGGTAGAAGGGGCTATTGCTAATGAGGACAACTTAGAATTAATTTATCAGGTGAGAAAAAATACTAAGTTAGTCATCTCGTTTGGAGATTGTGCGGTGACTGCCAATGTTCCGGCGATGCGAAATATGTTAAAAGGCGGTGCTGAACCGGTTTTAAAACGGGGTTATTTAGAGTTAGCTGATGATACTCGCCAACTGCCTGATGAACCCGGAATAGTCCCTGAATTATTAGATAAAGTTACTCCGGTTCATGAAGTAATACCTGTAGATTTATTTATGCCCGGATGTCCCCCCGATGCTAGGCGTATCCGCGCTACTCTTGAACCTTTGCTAAAAGGAGAAATGCCAGCTATGAAAGGGCGAGACATGATTAAGTTTGGTTAA
- the hoxU gene encoding bidirectional hydrogenase complex protein HoxU: protein MSVRTLTIDGNHIAIEQGATILEAAKQGGIRIPTLCHLPGITEVAACRLCLVEVQGWNKLVPACVTEVAEEMVVYTNTPKLQEYRRMIVELLFAEGNHVCAVCVANGNCELQDLAIEVGMDHTRFEYRFPRREIDVSHPMFGIDHNRCVLCTRCVRVCDEIEGAHVWDVANRGAGDKIISGLNQPWGEVSACTSCGKCVDACPTGAIFRKGSTVSEKQRDRSKLEFLINARTEHQWTR, encoded by the coding sequence ATGTCTGTTAGAACGCTTACTATTGATGGAAATCATATTGCTATTGAACAAGGTGCAACGATTTTAGAAGCCGCTAAACAGGGGGGTATTCGTATTCCTACTCTTTGTCATTTACCGGGTATTACCGAAGTGGCGGCTTGTCGCCTGTGTTTGGTGGAAGTTCAGGGATGGAATAAATTGGTGCCGGCTTGTGTGACTGAGGTAGCAGAGGAGATGGTGGTATATACCAATACTCCAAAACTTCAAGAGTACCGCCGCATGATTGTAGAACTTCTCTTTGCTGAAGGAAATCATGTTTGTGCAGTGTGTGTCGCTAATGGGAATTGTGAGTTACAAGATTTAGCCATAGAGGTAGGAATGGACCATACTCGCTTTGAGTATCGTTTCCCAAGGCGAGAAATAGATGTCTCTCATCCGATGTTCGGCATCGATCACAACCGTTGTGTGTTGTGTACTCGCTGTGTGAGAGTCTGTGACGAAATAGAAGGGGCCCACGTCTGGGATGTCGCCAACCGAGGCGCAGGAGATAAAATTATCTCCGGACTTAATCAACCTTGGGGAGAGGTGTCTGCTTGTACTTCTTGCGGTAAATGTGTGGATGCTTGTCCAACGGGGGCTATCTTCCGCAAAGGATCTACCGTATCGGAAAAACAACGCGATCGCAGTAAGTTAGAATTCCTCATTAACGCGAGAACCGAACATCAATGGACTAGATAA
- the hcp gene encoding hydroxylamine reductase: MFCEQCEQTASGNGCHQWGACGKSPEVNAIHDLLIYCLRGLARVVLKAKEYNIPTREMDVFTCEALFATMTNVNFNNKQLTEYIKKCIMQRESLKLTIQNTTHIPLTWSALSSYEPDWNESLVLQGENLAHSFISPSSNDLDIISLKLTVLYGLKGAASYTFHAQELGQEDEKVYRFIQEALASLDRTDIRLEEWINLALKVGEINLRAMELLDAGHTETYGHPTPTPVPLNPRKGKCILVSGHDIRQLEAILKQTATKDITVYTHGELLPAHGYPKLKQTYPHLYGHYGTAWQNQTKDFARFPGAIIITTNCLMPPHETYDDKLFTIGPVSYPHLTYLPPTDNGIPDYTPAIEKALSMAGFSEEMPPRQVMVGFARNTVLSVSEQVIEAVKAGKIRHFFLVGGCDGAKPGRTYYTEFVEKVPSDCIVLTLACGKFRFFDKQLGAIEGLPRLMDVGQCNDAYSAIQIALGLANAFNVGVNEIPLSLVLSWYEQKAIAVLLSLLYLGIQNIRLGPTLPAFLTPNVLKFLEDKYHLQAIKTPDEDLAACLG; this comes from the coding sequence ATGTTTTGCGAACAATGTGAACAAACCGCCAGTGGAAACGGTTGTCATCAATGGGGCGCTTGTGGAAAGAGTCCTGAAGTCAACGCTATACATGACTTACTTATCTATTGCTTGCGCGGGTTAGCTAGAGTCGTCCTCAAAGCCAAAGAATACAACATTCCTACCCGAGAAATGGATGTCTTTACCTGTGAGGCACTCTTTGCCACCATGACTAATGTTAACTTTAATAACAAGCAATTGACAGAATACATTAAAAAATGTATAATGCAACGGGAAAGTTTAAAACTCACCATACAAAACACAACCCATATACCGTTAACCTGGTCAGCCCTGTCGAGTTATGAACCTGACTGGAATGAAAGTTTAGTATTACAAGGAGAAAATTTAGCTCATAGTTTCATCAGTCCGTCTTCTAACGACCTGGATATTATCTCTCTCAAATTAACCGTTTTATATGGACTAAAAGGCGCGGCTTCTTACACCTTTCACGCCCAAGAATTGGGACAAGAAGATGAAAAAGTTTATCGTTTTATTCAAGAAGCTTTAGCCAGTTTAGACCGAACAGATATCCGTTTAGAAGAATGGATAAACTTAGCCTTAAAAGTGGGAGAAATCAACCTGCGGGCGATGGAATTATTAGATGCCGGTCATACAGAAACCTACGGTCATCCTACCCCTACCCCAGTGCCGCTTAACCCGAGAAAAGGCAAATGTATCCTCGTTTCTGGGCATGATATCCGACAACTAGAAGCGATCCTCAAACAAACAGCCACCAAAGATATTACCGTTTACACTCACGGAGAATTATTACCGGCACATGGCTATCCCAAATTAAAACAAACTTACCCGCATTTATATGGGCATTATGGCACAGCTTGGCAAAATCAAACCAAAGACTTTGCGCGTTTTCCGGGCGCAATTATTATCACCACCAATTGTTTAATGCCCCCTCATGAAACCTATGACGATAAACTCTTTACCATTGGGCCAGTCAGTTATCCTCATCTTACCTATCTTCCCCCAACAGATAACGGAATTCCTGACTACACTCCAGCTATAGAAAAAGCCCTCTCAATGGCAGGGTTTAGCGAAGAAATGCCCCCGCGTCAGGTGATGGTAGGATTTGCCAGAAATACGGTTTTATCGGTATCTGAACAGGTTATTGAAGCCGTTAAAGCCGGTAAAATTCGTCACTTTTTCCTAGTAGGAGGATGTGATGGGGCCAAACCCGGACGGACTTATTACACCGAGTTTGTCGAAAAAGTCCCCTCAGACTGTATTGTTTTAACTCTTGCTTGCGGCAAGTTCCGCTTTTTTGATAAGCAACTGGGAGCAATTGAAGGGCTTCCTCGCTTAATGGATGTAGGGCAATGTAATGATGCTTATTCGGCTATTCAAATAGCTTTGGGTTTGGCGAATGCGTTTAATGTGGGTGTGAATGAGATTCCCTTATCTCTTGTGCTTTCTTGGTATGAACAAAAAGCGATCGCTGTCTTACTTTCTTTGTTATATCTGGGGATTCAAAATATCCGTTTAGGCCCAACTTTACCGGCTTTTCTTACGCCGAATGTCCTGAAATTTTTAGAGGACAAATATCATCTTCAAGCCATTAAAACTCCGGATGAAGATTTGGCGGCTTGTTTAGGTTGA